One genomic region from Quercus robur chromosome 4, dhQueRobu3.1, whole genome shotgun sequence encodes:
- the LOC126721853 gene encoding uncharacterized protein LOC126721853, producing MTQLKCDHHGVPGTCTFNCAFWAFGPCIKGFKYYRLVISLDATHPYGKHKGKLLIAMATDANNEVYPLAFAIFESESKETWGWILACLKRFVTNQTNLCIISDQHSGIKTYFDDTRMTWLQPPQAYHRYCLRHVAINVNTKWKTPDLKNLVWKAASANQVRKFEATLELIRNVKPATHRYLEAENKEKWTLAHDGGRRYGAMTTNLSECFNGVMKGARSLPITAMVRFTFLKVNSYFVARCNLTLDQLEVGQEWCKYAMDKFKKNQAKAKDHMVTRMCTQARLYQVDTPGNPLSNGGGQHTHKVDLQGMTCICGKWEAYKIPCSHVTAIYAKFKNDAQQFIDPCYSMTHR from the coding sequence ATGACACAGTTGAAGTGCGACCACCATGGTGTGCCAGGAACTTGCACATTTAACTGTGCCTTTTGGGCTTTTGGTCCATGTATTAAAGGGTTCAAGTATTACAGGCTGGTGATAAGCCTCGATGCAACGCACCCCTATGGCAAGCACAAGGGGAAGTTATTGATAGCAATGGCAACGGATGCTAACAACGAGGTTTATCCACTCGCGTTtgccatttttgaaagtgaGAGCAAGGAGACATGGGGATGGATCTTGGCTTGCCTGAAACGATTTGTTACGAACCAGACCAATCTTTGCATCATCTCTGACCAACATTCGGGGATAAAAACCTACTTTGATGACACAAGGATGACTTGGTTGCAGCCTCCCCAGGCCTATCACCGGTACTGCCTCCGCCATGTAGCTATCAATGTTAACACAAAATGGAAAACTCCGGACTTAAAGAACTTGGTATGGAAGGCAGCAAGTGCGAATCAAGTTAGAAAGTTTGAAGCCACACTAGAATTAATTCGAAATGTCAAACCGGCTACACACAGGTACCTCGAAgctgaaaacaaagaaaagtggACACTTGCACATGACGGAGGGCGTCGATATGGAGCAATGACAACCAACCTATCAGAGTGCTTTAATGGAGTAATGAAAGGTGCACGCAGCTTGCCAATAACGGCAATGGTGAGGTTCACCTTTCTCAAAGTGAACTCGTACTTTGTCGCTCGTTGTAATCTCACTCTAGATCAGTTGGAAGTGGGTCAAGAATGGTGCAAGTATGCCATGGAcaagttcaaaaaaaatcaagcgAAGGCAAAGGACCATATGGTGACACGGATGTGCACACAAGCGCGGTTATATCAAGTTGACACACCGGGTAATCCTCTAAGTAATGGGGGCGGACAACACACGCACAAGGTTGATCTTCAGGGTATGACATGCATATGTGGGAAATGGGAAGCGTACAAGATCCCGTGTTCACACGTAACAGCAATTTATGCTAAGTTTAAGAACGATGCGCAGCAGTTTATTGATCCTTGCTATAGCATGACTCATAGGTAA